From the genome of Bradyrhizobium sp. SZCCHNS1050, one region includes:
- a CDS encoding PrsW family intramembrane metalloprotease: MAYLPSQMNLLEALATVIGTAAIAPALLILWLVVAAGDNSGPPLKIWTAFLLGAASVLLLGIIRTPFQHVGLTLENPWIAQAVRALFGVALPEELAKVAVIAALWSRRRQVGNAMDTVFYGAAVGLGFAAYENLAYLVQHAEMWRSLAVLRSVLTVPFHGALGIIAGAYLAIARTSTALGANRHNREGARLSSWALVLAAPVMLHAAFDYPLLLLQRASTLDTAARLWLGGISVLIGFSSIALAVRLVRRVTHHHTPRTEVARARLSQLRRMWALLLLGGAAGFVGLGFVLTSIRHWLLNPDRNVAAVLVPLGLTAIIVGMALLIVTTTIYVFGRNRIRTTA, encoded by the coding sequence ATGGCTTACTTGCCATCGCAAATGAACCTTCTCGAAGCCCTCGCGACCGTGATCGGCACCGCCGCGATCGCGCCCGCGCTGCTGATCCTCTGGCTGGTGGTCGCCGCCGGTGACAATTCAGGCCCTCCGCTCAAGATCTGGACCGCCTTCCTGCTCGGGGCAGCCAGCGTGCTCCTGCTCGGCATTATCAGGACGCCGTTCCAGCATGTCGGGCTGACATTGGAGAATCCCTGGATCGCCCAGGCGGTCCGGGCCCTTTTTGGCGTCGCCTTGCCGGAAGAGCTCGCCAAGGTCGCGGTGATCGCCGCGCTGTGGTCGCGGCGCCGGCAGGTCGGCAATGCCATGGACACGGTATTCTACGGTGCCGCCGTCGGGCTCGGCTTCGCGGCTTACGAGAACCTGGCTTATCTCGTCCAGCATGCCGAGATGTGGCGCTCGCTGGCGGTGCTGCGCAGCGTGCTCACCGTGCCGTTTCATGGCGCGCTCGGCATCATTGCCGGTGCCTATCTCGCGATCGCCCGCACCAGTACGGCGCTTGGCGCCAACCGCCACAATCGCGAAGGGGCGCGGCTGTCGAGCTGGGCGCTGGTGCTGGCCGCACCCGTGATGCTGCATGCGGCCTTCGACTATCCATTGCTGTTGCTGCAGCGGGCATCGACCCTCGACACCGCCGCGCGCCTCTGGCTCGGCGGCATCAGCGTGCTGATCGGGTTCTCGTCGATCGCCCTTGCCGTGCGGCTGGTGCGCCGGGTCACCCATCACCACACGCCGCGCACCGAGGTGGCGCGGGCAAGGCTGAGCCAGCTGCGCAGGATGTGGGCGCTGCTCCTGCTCGGCGGCGCCGCCGGCTTCGTCGGGCTCGGATTCGTGCTGACCTCCATCCGGCATTGGCTGCTCAACCCTGACCGCAATGTCGCCGCGGTTCTGGTTCCCCTCGGTCTCACCGCGATCATCGTCGGGATGGCCCTTCTGATTGTCACAACGACGATCTATGTTTTCGGTCGCAACCGGATTCGGACGACGGCATAA
- a CDS encoding HdeD family acid-resistance protein, with protein sequence MTLPQDTIPPELERMKSQMGAAVRAHWKAFLIEGILLAVLGLLAMILTPLASLAVTIFLGWMFLISGIAGLALTFWARGMPGFWWSLLSAVLAIVAGVILVAQPVQGTVTLTIVIGVYFLAEGVATIMYALEHRRELSGRWSWLAISGVVDIAIAGIIISGLPGTALWAIGLLVGINLLFGGLSMIGMALAARNG encoded by the coding sequence ATGACCCTTCCCCAGGATACGATTCCGCCCGAGCTCGAGCGCATGAAGTCGCAGATGGGCGCAGCCGTGCGCGCGCATTGGAAGGCCTTCCTGATCGAGGGCATCCTGCTCGCCGTTCTCGGCCTGCTCGCGATGATCCTCACCCCGCTGGCAAGCCTCGCGGTCACGATCTTCCTCGGCTGGATGTTCCTGATCTCGGGCATCGCGGGACTCGCGCTCACCTTCTGGGCCCGCGGCATGCCCGGCTTCTGGTGGTCGCTGTTGTCGGCAGTGCTCGCCATCGTCGCCGGAGTCATCCTGGTGGCGCAGCCGGTCCAGGGGACGGTGACGCTAACGATCGTGATCGGCGTCTATTTTCTCGCAGAAGGCGTCGCCACCATCATGTATGCGCTGGAGCACCGCCGCGAGCTGTCCGGGCGCTGGTCGTGGCTGGCAATCTCGGGCGTGGTCGACATCGCGATCGCCGGCATCATCATTTCCGGTCTGCCCGGCACGGCGTTGTGGGCGATCGGTCTGCTGGTCGGCATCAACCTGCTGTTCGGCGGGCTGTCGATGATCGGCATGGCGCTCGCCGCGCGCAACGGTTGA
- a CDS encoding 3-deoxy-7-phosphoheptulonate synthase, which yields MLSTTDDLRIKEIKELSLPAEVMGEIPRTLTATRVVMAARNAIHAILTGSDDRLLVIVGPCSIHDPDAAVDYAGRLAALRERLADRLEIVMRVYFEKPRTTVGWKGLINDPGLDNSFDINKGLRLARSVLSAVNNLGLPAGCEFLDMTTPQYIADLVAWAAIGARTTESQIHRELASGLSCPVGFKNGTDGNIRIAADAVKSAAHPHHFMAVTKGGRSGIAATTGNEDCHIILRGGSGPNYDAAHVEQAAAELIKSGLPARLMIDTSHANSSKKPENQPLVAADVGRQLAAGEQRIMGVMIESHLIAGRQDVKPGVALTYGQSITDGCIGWDTTVEVLEQLAEAVAARRAALRNSPRERSA from the coding sequence GTGCTGAGCACCACAGACGATCTTCGTATCAAGGAAATCAAGGAATTGAGCCTGCCGGCGGAGGTGATGGGTGAAATCCCCCGCACCCTCACCGCCACCCGTGTGGTGATGGCCGCCCGCAATGCGATCCATGCCATCCTGACCGGCAGCGACGACCGCCTGCTGGTCATCGTCGGCCCCTGCTCCATCCACGATCCCGACGCGGCGGTCGACTACGCCGGCCGCCTCGCCGCCTTGCGCGAGCGCCTCGCCGACCGCCTCGAAATCGTGATGCGGGTCTATTTCGAGAAGCCGCGCACGACCGTCGGCTGGAAAGGCCTGATCAACGATCCCGGCCTCGACAATTCCTTCGACATCAACAAGGGCCTGCGGCTCGCGCGCAGCGTGCTGTCCGCCGTCAACAATCTCGGCCTGCCGGCGGGATGCGAATTCCTCGACATGACGACGCCGCAGTACATCGCCGACCTCGTCGCCTGGGCCGCGATCGGCGCGCGCACCACCGAGAGCCAGATCCACCGCGAGCTGGCCTCCGGCCTGTCGTGCCCAGTCGGCTTCAAGAACGGCACCGACGGCAACATCCGTATCGCCGCTGATGCGGTCAAATCCGCGGCCCACCCGCACCATTTCATGGCGGTGACCAAGGGTGGCCGTTCGGGCATCGCGGCCACGACCGGCAACGAGGACTGCCACATCATCCTGCGCGGCGGCAGCGGCCCCAATTACGACGCCGCCCATGTCGAGCAGGCCGCGGCCGAGCTGATCAAGTCCGGACTGCCGGCGCGGCTGATGATCGACACCAGCCATGCTAATTCGAGCAAGAAGCCGGAGAACCAGCCGCTGGTCGCCGCCGACGTCGGCCGCCAGCTCGCCGCAGGCGAGCAGCGCATCATGGGCGTGATGATCGAGAGTCACCTCATCGCGGGACGCCAGGACGTCAAGCCGGGCGTGGCGCTGACCTACGGCCAGAGCATCACCGACGGCTGTATCGGCTGGGACACGACGGTGGAGGTGCTGGAGCAGCTCGCCGAAGCCGTCGCCGCCCGGCGTGCGGCGCTTCGCAACTCCCCGCGTGAGCGCTCGGCGTAA
- a CDS encoding lysine-2,3-aminomutase-like protein, whose amino-acid sequence MNRIERPTTLRSAEDLVAQGLADAADQPALARVAQRYAVAVTTHLADLIDVDDPNDPIARQFVPSTDELKAAPGERGDPIGDDSHAPVPGIVHRYPDRVLLKLVHVCAVYCRFCFRREMVGPGKDNALSEEAYRAALDYIRAHDEIWEVILTGGDPLMLSPRRLKEIMADLAGIDHVRIVRIHTRLPVADPQRITPALVDALKAPGATTWIALHANHPRELSPPVRAACARLIDAGIPMVSQSVLLRGVNDDAATLEALMRGFVETRIKPYYLHHGDLAPGTAHLRTTLAQGQALIRTLRGRVSGLCQPDYVLDIPGGYGKAPVGPQYLTADETVEQDHAAAAQTRYRVIDYCGEAHLYPPAAG is encoded by the coding sequence ATGAACAGGATCGAACGTCCGACCACGTTGCGCAGCGCCGAGGATCTCGTCGCGCAGGGCTTGGCTGACGCGGCGGACCAGCCGGCGCTGGCGCGCGTGGCGCAGCGCTATGCCGTGGCGGTGACGACGCATCTCGCCGACCTGATCGACGTCGACGATCCGAATGATCCGATTGCGCGCCAGTTCGTGCCCAGCACGGATGAGCTGAAGGCCGCGCCTGGCGAGCGCGGCGATCCGATCGGCGACGATTCGCATGCGCCGGTGCCGGGCATCGTGCACCGCTATCCCGATCGGGTGCTGCTCAAGCTGGTGCATGTCTGCGCGGTCTATTGCCGCTTCTGCTTCCGTCGCGAGATGGTCGGGCCCGGCAAGGACAATGCGCTGTCGGAGGAGGCCTATCGCGCGGCGCTCGACTACATCCGCGCACATGACGAGATCTGGGAGGTGATCCTCACCGGCGGCGATCCGCTGATGCTGTCGCCGCGGCGGCTGAAGGAGATCATGGCCGATCTCGCCGGCATCGATCACGTCAGGATCGTCCGTATCCACACCCGTTTGCCGGTCGCCGATCCCCAGCGCATCACGCCGGCGCTGGTTGACGCGCTGAAGGCGCCGGGCGCAACGACCTGGATCGCGCTGCATGCCAATCATCCGCGCGAATTGAGTCCGCCGGTGCGCGCGGCCTGCGCGCGGCTGATCGATGCCGGCATTCCCATGGTCAGCCAGTCGGTGCTGCTGCGCGGCGTCAATGATGACGCGGCGACCCTGGAGGCGCTGATGCGCGGCTTCGTCGAGACCCGCATCAAGCCGTATTACCTGCACCATGGCGACCTCGCGCCGGGCACGGCGCATCTGCGCACCACGCTGGCGCAAGGGCAGGCGCTGATTCGAACGCTACGCGGCCGGGTGTCCGGCCTGTGCCAGCCCGACTACGTGCTCGACATCCCCGGCGGCTACGGCAAGGCGCCGGTGGGGCCGCAATACCTCACTGCGGATGAAACTGTTGAGCAGGATCATGCGGCAGCTGCGCAAACGCGCTATCGTGTGATTGACTATTGCGGTGAGGCGCACCTCTATCCGCCCGCCGCGGGATGA
- the epmA gene encoding EF-P lysine aminoacylase EpmA, producing MSREPAPSPWWSPQRHADVRPFLLARAAITRALRAWFDEQGFTEVETGILQVSPGNETHLHAPRTDLTAPDGTRHRRYFRTSPEFACKKLLAAGERRIFEFARVFRDRERGDLHLPEFTMLEWYRAEVPYDAIMADTVVVIAHAAQATGIRRFAFRGRTADPFAEPELLTVAGAFARHAGIDLLATIRDGAGDRGALAQAAAGKIRISDDDTWSDLFSKVLVEHVEPHLGQGRLTVLHEYPAPEAALARVAADPRVAERFEVYACGVELANGFGELTDAAEQRRRFEQEMAEKERRYGERYPLDEDFLAAVAAMPQASGVALGFDRLVMLAAGATRIDQVVWTPPAGER from the coding sequence ATGTCCCGGGAGCCCGCGCCTTCGCCGTGGTGGTCGCCGCAGCGGCACGCCGATGTCAGGCCGTTCCTGCTCGCCCGGGCCGCCATCACCAGGGCGTTGCGGGCCTGGTTCGACGAGCAGGGGTTTACCGAGGTCGAGACCGGCATCCTGCAGGTGTCGCCGGGCAACGAGACCCATCTGCACGCACCGCGCACCGACCTGACGGCGCCGGACGGGACCCGGCACCGGCGGTATTTTCGAACCTCGCCGGAATTCGCCTGCAAGAAGCTGCTGGCGGCCGGGGAGCGGCGGATCTTCGAGTTCGCCCGCGTGTTCCGCGACCGCGAGCGCGGCGACCTGCACCTGCCGGAATTCACCATGCTGGAATGGTATCGGGCGGAGGTGCCCTACGACGCGATCATGGCCGACACGGTCGTGGTGATCGCCCATGCGGCTCAGGCGACCGGAATCCGGCGGTTCGCCTTCCGTGGCCGCACCGCTGATCCCTTCGCCGAGCCAGAGCTGCTGACGGTTGCCGGCGCGTTCGCGCGCCATGCCGGGATCGACCTGCTCGCGACCATCCGCGACGGTGCGGGCGACCGTGGGGCGCTGGCCCAGGCCGCCGCCGGCAAGATCCGGATCAGCGACGACGACACCTGGTCGGACCTGTTCAGCAAGGTGCTGGTCGAGCATGTCGAGCCGCATCTCGGGCAGGGTCGGCTCACGGTGCTCCATGAATATCCGGCGCCGGAGGCCGCGCTGGCGCGGGTGGCGGCCGACCCCCGCGTCGCCGAGCGGTTCGAGGTCTATGCCTGCGGCGTCGAGCTCGCCAACGGCTTCGGCGAGCTCACCGACGCCGCCGAGCAGCGCCGCCGCTTCGAGCAGGAGATGGCCGAGAAGGAGCGCCGCTATGGCGAGCGCTATCCGCTCGACGAGGACTTCCTCGCCGCCGTGGCCGCGATGCCGCAGGCGAGCGGCGTGGCGCTCGGCTTCGACCGCCTGGTGATGCTGGCGGCCGGCGCCACCAGGATCGATCAGGTGGTGTGGACGCCGCCGGCAGGTGAGCGATGA
- the efp gene encoding elongation factor P — translation MKVIASSIRKGNVIEQDGKLYVVVTAENIHPGKGTPVSQIEMRRISDGVKISERFKTTDQVEKATIEERNFTYLYEDADGFHFMNPETYDQVQVPKDVVGNQAAYLQENMTVKLSMHDVVPVAITLPQRVTLEVVETEPVTKGQTASSSYKPAVLSNGVRTGVPAHITVGTRIVVMTEDGSYCERAKD, via the coding sequence TTGAAAGTCATCGCCAGCTCTATTCGCAAGGGTAACGTCATTGAGCAAGATGGAAAGCTCTATGTCGTCGTGACCGCCGAGAACATCCATCCCGGCAAGGGCACCCCGGTCAGCCAGATCGAAATGCGCCGAATCAGCGACGGCGTGAAGATCTCCGAGCGCTTCAAGACCACCGACCAGGTCGAGAAGGCGACGATCGAGGAGCGCAACTTCACGTACCTCTACGAGGATGCGGACGGCTTCCACTTCATGAACCCGGAGACCTACGACCAGGTCCAGGTGCCGAAGGACGTGGTCGGCAACCAGGCCGCCTATCTTCAGGAGAACATGACGGTCAAGCTGTCGATGCACGACGTGGTCCCGGTGGCGATCACGTTGCCGCAGCGCGTCACGCTCGAAGTGGTCGAGACCGAGCCGGTCACCAAGGGCCAGACCGCGTCGTCGTCCTACAAGCCGGCGGTGCTCTCCAACGGCGTTCGCACCGGCGTGCCGGCGCACATCACGGTCGGCACCCGCATCGTCGTCATGACCGAGGACGGCTCCTACTGCGAGCGCGCCAAGGACTGA
- a CDS encoding M23 family peptidase: MGARVITLIAALAAIITLAAPSTTRAADDFAPLALTINRADWRAALDQLRSELNAAPEVAADFALSAHRSSVSAGDARRRPALIQLNGVTSTIFTGIGRSPVPVLLPFDAASYLAARRSAAIAARDLPRYQADFQTDLFDAGPSGYDAVFSLPPETASGLPPRVFAKPVEIQITGSLLTYEVADPAGGKGEGVKALSAQYPDLRRFIREGYVRYAFTRFGVPYVVSIQCLDSAPRPRRLACREAYPIAERFLKALRIAGGQPSRIPPEIAPLAAERPLTLDADFTYRPVGDIVANSGGRSRSGRADRTVYSQIRYPLDAPAYVHSQSFGRRRASDKFDQPWSQYPWRDNFCEARSFNVGQCASGFGHQGQDLRPGACPVRRDGADGCNPWRQRVLAVRDGVVIRSTRQQAVTVQVNSGTEHIRFRYMHMNPAAMDADGLLNGRSLREGEPIGVVSNYLDHPNGTTRHLHFDVQLFTRDGWIWVNPYVTLITAYERLIGGRGREVGLEEIAASPPSTTGALGSSPLGPAADAAAGRDRN; the protein is encoded by the coding sequence TTGGGGGCACGGGTCATCACACTCATCGCCGCCCTGGCGGCGATCATCACGCTGGCCGCGCCGTCCACGACGCGCGCGGCCGATGACTTTGCTCCGCTCGCCCTCACCATCAACCGCGCCGACTGGCGCGCGGCGCTGGACCAGCTCCGCTCCGAACTCAACGCGGCGCCCGAGGTCGCTGCCGACTTCGCTCTGTCCGCGCACCGGAGCAGCGTTTCGGCCGGCGATGCGCGGCGCAGGCCCGCGCTGATCCAGCTCAACGGCGTGACCTCGACCATCTTCACGGGGATCGGACGCAGTCCGGTCCCCGTTTTGCTGCCGTTCGACGCCGCGTCCTATCTTGCTGCGCGCCGCAGCGCCGCCATCGCGGCGCGCGATCTGCCGCGCTATCAGGCCGACTTCCAGACCGACCTGTTCGATGCCGGCCCGTCCGGCTACGACGCCGTGTTCTCGCTGCCGCCGGAGACGGCCTCCGGCCTGCCGCCGCGCGTCTTCGCAAAGCCGGTCGAGATCCAGATCACCGGCTCGCTCCTCACCTACGAGGTCGCCGATCCCGCCGGCGGCAAGGGCGAAGGCGTCAAGGCGCTGTCAGCGCAATATCCCGATCTGCGCCGCTTCATCCGCGAGGGCTATGTCCGCTACGCCTTCACGCGTTTCGGCGTGCCCTACGTGGTCTCGATCCAGTGCCTGGACAGCGCGCCGCGGCCGCGCCGGCTCGCCTGCCGCGAGGCCTATCCCATCGCCGAACGCTTTCTCAAGGCGCTCCGCATCGCCGGCGGGCAGCCGTCGCGAATCCCGCCGGAGATCGCGCCGCTCGCCGCCGAGCGCCCGCTCACGCTGGATGCCGATTTCACCTATCGGCCCGTTGGCGACATCGTCGCCAACAGCGGCGGACGCAGCCGGAGCGGGCGGGCCGACCGCACCGTCTATTCGCAGATCCGCTATCCGCTGGATGCGCCGGCCTATGTGCATTCGCAGTCGTTCGGCCGCCGGCGCGCGAGCGACAAATTCGACCAGCCATGGAGCCAGTATCCCTGGCGCGACAATTTCTGCGAGGCGCGCAGCTTCAACGTCGGGCAGTGCGCCAGCGGCTTCGGCCATCAGGGCCAGGATCTCAGGCCGGGCGCCTGCCCGGTGCGCCGCGACGGCGCGGACGGCTGCAACCCGTGGCGGCAGCGCGTGCTCGCCGTGCGCGACGGCGTCGTGATCCGCTCGACCCGGCAGCAGGCGGTGACGGTGCAGGTCAACAGCGGCACCGAGCACATCCGCTTCCGCTACATGCACATGAATCCAGCGGCGATGGATGCCGACGGCCTGCTCAACGGCCGCAGCCTTCGCGAGGGCGAGCCGATCGGCGTGGTCTCGAACTATCTCGACCATCCCAACGGCACCACGCGCCATCTGCATTTCGACGTCCAGTTGTTCACGCGCGACGGCTGGATCTGGGTCAATCCCTACGTGACGCTGATCACAGCCTATGAGCGCCTGATCGGCGGCCGCGGCCGCGAGGTCGGGCTGGAGGAGATCGCCGCGTCGCCGCCGTCGACCACCGGCGCACTCGGATCGTCACCGCTCGGACCAGCGGCCGACGCTGCCGCAGGGCGCGACCGGAACTGA
- a CDS encoding carboxymuconolactone decarboxylase family protein: MSHARSEYTAFRSQAPELYDAILAVSQQAAKAGLDKQLLELVKIRASQINGCAFCVQHHVLLAEKLGVSADKINLVVVWREAPQFSARERAALAFTEALTTLQGGVSDEVYAQARAEFSETELVFLTSAIGVINLWNRYGVAFRWTPAERPVRAAS; the protein is encoded by the coding sequence ATGTCACATGCGCGCAGCGAGTACACCGCGTTCCGGAGCCAGGCGCCGGAGCTTTACGACGCCATCCTTGCGGTGAGTCAGCAGGCGGCGAAGGCCGGCCTCGACAAGCAGTTGCTCGAACTCGTCAAGATCAGGGCGTCGCAGATCAACGGCTGCGCATTCTGCGTGCAGCATCATGTGCTGCTGGCCGAGAAGCTCGGCGTGTCCGCCGACAAGATCAATCTTGTCGTGGTGTGGCGCGAGGCGCCGCAATTCTCGGCCCGCGAGCGCGCGGCGCTGGCGTTCACCGAGGCGCTGACCACGCTGCAGGGCGGCGTCAGCGACGAGGTCTATGCTCAGGCCCGGGCCGAATTCTCGGAAACGGAGCTGGTGTTCCTGACGTCGGCGATCGGCGTGATCAATCTCTGGAATCGCTATGGCGTCGCCTTCCGCTGGACGCCGGCGGAGCGGCCGGTGCGGGCGGCTTCGTGA
- a CDS encoding MarR family winged helix-turn-helix transcriptional regulator, with amino-acid sequence MRKAPELTTSRASRKAGPARRPRSQTRTRPRTAARPPSPGEGKRGEDGYLAYLLRQAQAAARLSLDRALIATGLTHPQFVVLTMLKAYPGLSGADLARVALLTPQTVNVIIGNLERDGAIERTPHPVHGRMLRWSLTRRGLALLAKARRQATIIERRLARGLKRSELATIRRWLAHVAADLHGA; translated from the coding sequence ATGCGCAAGGCACCGGAATTGACGACCTCGCGAGCGTCGCGAAAGGCTGGCCCCGCGCGTCGGCCCAGGAGTCAAACCCGGACTCGACCCAGGACGGCGGCCCGCCCGCCATCGCCCGGCGAGGGCAAGCGCGGCGAGGACGGCTACCTTGCCTATCTGCTGCGCCAGGCGCAGGCCGCGGCGCGGTTGTCGCTCGACCGCGCGCTCATCGCGACCGGGCTGACCCATCCGCAATTCGTGGTGCTGACGATGCTGAAGGCCTATCCCGGGCTGTCCGGCGCCGACCTCGCCCGCGTCGCGCTGCTGACGCCGCAGACCGTCAACGTGATCATCGGCAATCTCGAACGCGACGGCGCCATCGAGCGGACGCCGCATCCCGTCCACGGTCGGATGCTGCGATGGAGCCTGACGCGCCGCGGGCTGGCGCTGCTGGCCAAGGCGCGCCGGCAGGCCACCATCATCGAGCGCAGGCTGGCCCGCGGCTTGAAACGGAGCGAGCTCGCGACCATCCGCCGCTGGCTGGCGCACGTCGCCGCCGACCTCCACGGCGCCTAG
- a CDS encoding lytic murein transglycosylase, whose protein sequence is MTQPDSMTRRALLRSGFGAAALLVPALPAAAAPAEFDAWRDGFRARALAKGISPATWTRVMARLEPDMTVFKEMRNQPEFKEQLWQYINRRVSDWRVINGKIALQKNEALFARIEKDFGVERGTLLALWGVESAFGDPLVQQNHMRPVFPALAALAWNEPRRKAYWETELTNALKIVDRGWSTPEEMRGSWAGAMGHTQWMPEVWLNVGFDYDGDGKINPFGRPDDALGSTARYLVNRGKYHRGEHWGYEVRAPGNMSGSRSYAAWQAAGVTRADGQPFPQPNASAQLWIPVAGGPAFLLGPNFYSVKSYNPAMSYALAICHLGDRILGAPPFLQPFPGSERALTLAEVQEMQKRLTAAGFDTGGTDGRVGNDTMKAIRDFQAKAGLQPADGYGGLKVLAKLRQGG, encoded by the coding sequence ATGACCCAGCCCGATTCCATGACCCGCCGCGCCCTGCTCCGCTCCGGCTTTGGCGCTGCCGCGCTGCTCGTCCCCGCGCTGCCGGCAGCGGCTGCCCCGGCCGAGTTCGACGCCTGGCGCGACGGGTTTCGCGCCCGCGCGCTCGCCAAGGGCATCTCGCCGGCCACCTGGACGCGGGTCATGGCGCGGCTCGAGCCCGACATGACCGTGTTCAAGGAGATGCGCAACCAGCCGGAATTCAAGGAGCAGCTCTGGCAATACATCAACCGTCGCGTCTCCGACTGGCGCGTCATCAACGGCAAGATCGCGCTGCAGAAGAACGAGGCGCTGTTCGCCCGCATCGAGAAGGACTTTGGCGTCGAGCGCGGCACGCTTCTCGCGCTGTGGGGCGTCGAGTCCGCGTTCGGCGATCCCCTGGTGCAGCAGAACCACATGCGCCCGGTATTTCCGGCGCTCGCCGCGCTCGCCTGGAACGAGCCGCGGCGCAAGGCCTATTGGGAGACCGAGCTCACCAATGCGCTGAAGATCGTCGACCGCGGCTGGAGCACGCCGGAGGAGATGCGCGGCTCCTGGGCCGGCGCCATGGGTCACACGCAATGGATGCCCGAGGTCTGGCTCAATGTCGGCTTCGACTATGACGGCGACGGCAAGATCAACCCGTTCGGCCGGCCCGACGACGCGCTCGGCTCGACCGCGCGCTATCTCGTCAACCGCGGCAAATATCACCGCGGCGAGCACTGGGGCTACGAGGTGCGCGCGCCCGGCAACATGTCTGGCAGTCGCAGCTATGCGGCGTGGCAGGCGGCCGGCGTCACCCGCGCCGACGGCCAGCCGTTCCCGCAGCCCAATGCGTCAGCGCAGCTCTGGATCCCGGTCGCAGGCGGCCCCGCCTTCCTGCTCGGCCCGAACTTCTACTCGGTGAAGTCCTACAATCCGGCCATGAGCTACGCGCTCGCGATCTGCCATCTCGGCGACCGCATCCTGGGGGCACCGCCGTTCCTGCAGCCCTTCCCCGGCTCCGAGCGCGCGCTGACCTTGGCCGAGGTGCAGGAGATGCAGAAGCGCCTGACCGCAGCCGGCTTCGACACCGGCGGCACCGACGGCCGCGTCGGCAACGACACCATGAAAGCGATCCGCGACTTCCAGGCCAAGGCCGGCCTCCAGCCGGCCGACGGCTATGGCGGGCTCAAGGTGCTGGCGAAGCTGCGGCAAGGCGGCTGA
- a CDS encoding DUF6968 family protein produces the protein MTMIVAERTYRNVATGNDVAARVFAPERVDDFEWRCRIAIEGLESPVDKWISGVDSFQSLCLGLKLLCRLLTEDEGSLAFLNGDPGDVDVPLIADCCFPQTRTEALRFITERDRELLDALPGPIPSVPPENVPETKLTEVVAERVLRDVTTDTAVVARLSAPRRAGPRSWYCDIEIRGLGNPFEMAISGVDSFQALYLGLYRTCVHLEKHEHHLADAVDGAPAGDANLPFISFCPPEAKQEVHRYMHDKLTTEARP, from the coding sequence ATGACGATGATCGTGGCCGAGCGCACCTACCGGAATGTGGCGACAGGCAACGATGTCGCCGCGCGGGTGTTCGCGCCCGAACGGGTCGACGACTTCGAGTGGCGCTGCAGGATTGCCATCGAGGGGCTGGAGAGCCCCGTCGACAAGTGGATCAGCGGTGTCGACTCGTTTCAGTCGCTGTGTCTGGGGCTGAAACTCCTCTGCAGGCTGCTTACGGAGGACGAGGGGAGCCTCGCCTTCCTCAATGGAGACCCCGGTGACGTCGATGTCCCGCTGATCGCAGACTGCTGCTTTCCGCAAACGCGGACCGAGGCTTTGCGCTTCATCACCGAGCGCGACCGCGAGCTGCTCGACGCCCTGCCTGGTCCGATCCCGTCGGTGCCGCCGGAAAATGTACCCGAGACGAAATTGACCGAGGTCGTCGCCGAGCGTGTGCTGCGCGATGTGACGACGGACACCGCCGTCGTCGCCAGACTGTCCGCGCCCAGACGGGCCGGACCGAGATCCTGGTACTGTGACATTGAAATTCGCGGCTTGGGCAACCCGTTCGAAATGGCCATCTCCGGCGTGGATTCGTTCCAGGCCTTGTATCTGGGCCTTTACCGGACCTGCGTCCATCTGGAGAAGCACGAGCATCACCTGGCCGATGCCGTGGACGGCGCACCGGCGGGAGACGCCAATCTTCCCTTCATCTCGTTCTGTCCGCCCGAGGCGAAGCAAGAGGTCCATCGCTACATGCACGACAAGCTCACGACGGAGGCCCGGCCGTAG